A stretch of the Papaver somniferum cultivar HN1 chromosome 6, ASM357369v1, whole genome shotgun sequence genome encodes the following:
- the LOC113286269 gene encoding monosaccharide-sensing protein 2-like isoform X1: protein MNKVVVLVALAASLGNLLQGWGNATIAGSLLYIKKEFNLENEPKVEGLIVVMSLVGAAIITTCSGSIADSLGRRSVLMLSSVLYFLSGLIMFWTPNVYVLLLARLVNGFAIGLSVTIVPVYISETSPPEIRGLLNTLPQFTGSGGLFLSYCMVFGMSLRTAPSWRLMLGVLSVPSLFYFAFTVFFLPESPSWLVSQGKTLEAKHVLQKLRGKKDVSGEMALLVEGIGFREDVKYNVVVSTDFGDNHKDATAAVAKSDDNLESPLLLPHQIVPITCTMARPYESVLKGPRLSELLEPGVRHALIVGIGLQLFQQFSGINGVLYYTPQILEQSGVAVLLSNMGIGSDSTSLLVSGITTLLMLPCIAVTMRLMDISGRRVLLLNTILVMTMALVILIIANINMKINSVICALLSTVGVVVYICSFVMGFGPIPNILCSEIFSTRVRGLSSAICSLAYWTGDITVTYTFPVLLNSIGLAGVFSVYAVVCIISWVFVFLKVPETKGMPLELISQLFIVMQQK, encoded by the exons ATGAACAAGGTTGTAGTTCTTGTAGCTCTTGCTGCTTCACTTGGAAACCTGTTGCAAGGATGGGGGAATGCCACAATTGCGG GATCGCTTCTTTATATTAAGAAGGAATTCAATTTAGAAAACGAACCTAAGGTAGAGGGTTTGATCGTAGTTATGTCTCTTGTCGGAGCAGCAATTATTACAACATGTTCTGGGTCGATAGCAGATAGCCTTGGCCGACGTTCAGTTCTCATGCTCTCATCAGTTCTTTATTTTCTTAGTGGTTTAATCATGTTTTGGACTCCCAATGTTTATGTCCTCCTCTTGGCTAGACTTGTTAATGGATTCGCCATTGGTCTGTCTGTGACTATTGTTCCTGTTTATATATCTGAAACGTCTCCTCCTGAAATAAGGGGATTACTAAACACTCTTCCACAGTTTACTGGCTCTGGTGGATTGTTCTTGTCCTACTGTATGGTCTTTGGTATGTCATTGAGGACTGCTCCAAGCTGGAGGTTGATGCTTGGGGTTCTATCTGTCCCTTCTCTCTTTTATTTTGCATTTACCGTGTTTTTCTTGCCTGAATCTCCAAGTTGGCTTGTGAGTCAAGGGAAAACGCTCGAGGCTAAACATGTTTTGCAGAAGTTACGCGGCAAGAAAGATGTCTCAG GTGAGATGGCTTTGCTGGTTGAAGGAATTGGATTCCGGGAAGATGTTAAGTACAATGTAGTTGTGTCTACTGATTTCGGTGACAATCACAAAGATGCAACCGCAGCAGTGGCTAAGTCCGATGACAATTTGGAGAGCCCTTTGCTCTTGCCTCATCAAATAGTGCCTATTACATGTACAATGGCTCGTCCATATGAATCAGTTCTGAAAGGGCCAAGGCTGAGTGAGCTCTTAGAACCAGGAGTTAGGCATGCTTTAATAGTTGGGATAGGGCTTCAATTGTTCCAGCAG TTTTCCGGTATAAATGGTGTGCTCTACTATACACCTCAGATACTAGAGCAGTCAGGTGTTGCAGTTCTACTTTCCAACATGGGCATTGGCTCTGATTCCACATCTCTTCTTGTTAGTGGCATCACAACCTTGTTGATGCTTCCTTGCATAGCCGTCACCATGAGGCTCATGGATATTTCAGGCAGAAG GGTTTTATTGCTAAATACAATCCTTGTTATGACCATGGCTCTTGTAATTCTTATCATCGCCAACATCAACATGAAGATAAATTCTGTTATTTGTGCTTTGCTATCAACTGTGGGTGTTGTAGTTTACATATGTAGCTTTGTAATGGGATTTGGTCCAATCCCAAACATACTCTGCTCCGAGATATTTTCTACCAGAGTTCGTGGTCTTAGTAGCGCAATATGTTCCCTCGCATATTGGACCGGAGACATCACCGTCACTTACACTTTCCCCGTGTTGCTGAATTCCATTGGTCTTGCTGGTGTATTTAGTGTGTATGCTGTTGTTTGTATCATATCTTGGGTTTTTGTGTTTCTTAAAGTAcctgaaactaaaggtatgcccCTTGAGTTAATAAGCCAACTGTTCATAGTTATGCAACAAAAATAG
- the LOC113286269 gene encoding monosaccharide-sensing protein 2-like isoform X2: protein MSLVGAAIITTCSGSIADSLGRRSVLMLSSVLYFLSGLIMFWTPNVYVLLLARLVNGFAIGLSVTIVPVYISETSPPEIRGLLNTLPQFTGSGGLFLSYCMVFGMSLRTAPSWRLMLGVLSVPSLFYFAFTVFFLPESPSWLVSQGKTLEAKHVLQKLRGKKDVSGEMALLVEGIGFREDVKYNVVVSTDFGDNHKDATAAVAKSDDNLESPLLLPHQIVPITCTMARPYESVLKGPRLSELLEPGVRHALIVGIGLQLFQQFSGINGVLYYTPQILEQSGVAVLLSNMGIGSDSTSLLVSGITTLLMLPCIAVTMRLMDISGRRVLLLNTILVMTMALVILIIANINMKINSVICALLSTVGVVVYICSFVMGFGPIPNILCSEIFSTRVRGLSSAICSLAYWTGDITVTYTFPVLLNSIGLAGVFSVYAVVCIISWVFVFLKVPETKGMPLELISQLFIVMQQK from the exons ATGTCTCTTGTCGGAGCAGCAATTATTACAACATGTTCTGGGTCGATAGCAGATAGCCTTGGCCGACGTTCAGTTCTCATGCTCTCATCAGTTCTTTATTTTCTTAGTGGTTTAATCATGTTTTGGACTCCCAATGTTTATGTCCTCCTCTTGGCTAGACTTGTTAATGGATTCGCCATTGGTCTGTCTGTGACTATTGTTCCTGTTTATATATCTGAAACGTCTCCTCCTGAAATAAGGGGATTACTAAACACTCTTCCACAGTTTACTGGCTCTGGTGGATTGTTCTTGTCCTACTGTATGGTCTTTGGTATGTCATTGAGGACTGCTCCAAGCTGGAGGTTGATGCTTGGGGTTCTATCTGTCCCTTCTCTCTTTTATTTTGCATTTACCGTGTTTTTCTTGCCTGAATCTCCAAGTTGGCTTGTGAGTCAAGGGAAAACGCTCGAGGCTAAACATGTTTTGCAGAAGTTACGCGGCAAGAAAGATGTCTCAG GTGAGATGGCTTTGCTGGTTGAAGGAATTGGATTCCGGGAAGATGTTAAGTACAATGTAGTTGTGTCTACTGATTTCGGTGACAATCACAAAGATGCAACCGCAGCAGTGGCTAAGTCCGATGACAATTTGGAGAGCCCTTTGCTCTTGCCTCATCAAATAGTGCCTATTACATGTACAATGGCTCGTCCATATGAATCAGTTCTGAAAGGGCCAAGGCTGAGTGAGCTCTTAGAACCAGGAGTTAGGCATGCTTTAATAGTTGGGATAGGGCTTCAATTGTTCCAGCAG TTTTCCGGTATAAATGGTGTGCTCTACTATACACCTCAGATACTAGAGCAGTCAGGTGTTGCAGTTCTACTTTCCAACATGGGCATTGGCTCTGATTCCACATCTCTTCTTGTTAGTGGCATCACAACCTTGTTGATGCTTCCTTGCATAGCCGTCACCATGAGGCTCATGGATATTTCAGGCAGAAG GGTTTTATTGCTAAATACAATCCTTGTTATGACCATGGCTCTTGTAATTCTTATCATCGCCAACATCAACATGAAGATAAATTCTGTTATTTGTGCTTTGCTATCAACTGTGGGTGTTGTAGTTTACATATGTAGCTTTGTAATGGGATTTGGTCCAATCCCAAACATACTCTGCTCCGAGATATTTTCTACCAGAGTTCGTGGTCTTAGTAGCGCAATATGTTCCCTCGCATATTGGACCGGAGACATCACCGTCACTTACACTTTCCCCGTGTTGCTGAATTCCATTGGTCTTGCTGGTGTATTTAGTGTGTATGCTGTTGTTTGTATCATATCTTGGGTTTTTGTGTTTCTTAAAGTAcctgaaactaaaggtatgcccCTTGAGTTAATAAGCCAACTGTTCATAGTTATGCAACAAAAATAG